Proteins encoded within one genomic window of Oncorhynchus mykiss isolate Arlee chromosome 27, USDA_OmykA_1.1, whole genome shotgun sequence:
- the LOC110508082 gene encoding protein-tyrosine sulfotransferase 1 isoform X2: MVMVMMMKLKQNLLVACLVISSVTVFYLGRHAMECHHRIEERSSQPGDQGVLGGLQGPRGLLLGGSLSSSTILRGSGPAGHNLSAPFVYNKDMPLVFIGGVPRSGTTLMRAMLDAHPEVRCGEETRVIPRILAMKQMWSRSGREKMRLDEAGVTDEVLDAAMQAFLLEVIVKHGEPANFLCNKDPFALKSLSYLAKIFPHAKFVLMIRDGRASVHSMISRKVTIAGFDLGSYRDCLTKWNRAIETMYTQCLEASDKCLPVHYEQLVLHPEKWMRTLLKFLDIPWNEAVLHHEELIGKAGGVSLSKVERSTDQVIKPVNVEALSKWVGKIPADVLRDMPVIAPMLSRLGYDPHANPPNYGRPDPKVLDNTRRLQKTPEKPNPS; encoded by the exons atggtgatggtgatgatgatgaagcTGAAGCAGAACCTGCTGGTGGCCTGTCTGGTCATCAGCTCAGTCACAGTCTTCTACTTGGGTCGTCACGCCATGGAGTGTCACCACCGCATCGAGGAGCGCAGCAGCCAGCCTGGGGACCAAGGGGTTCTGGGGGGCCTTCAGGGGCCAAGAGGGTTGCTCCTGGGGGGTTCTTTGAGCTCCTCCACCATCCTGCGGGGCTCTGGTCCCGCGGGCCATAACCTCTCCGCTCCATTCGTCTACAACAAGGACATGCCTTTAGTGTTTATTGGAGGGGTTCCCAGGAGTGGGACCACGTTGATGAGAGCCATGCTGGACGCTCACCCCGAGGTTCGTTGTGGAGAGGAGACCAGGGTTATTCCACGTATCCTGGCCATGAAACAGATGTGGTCGCGGTCGGGGAGGGAGAAGATGCGTCTGGACGAGGCCGGGGTGACGGACGAGGTCCTGGACGCCGCCATGCAGGCCTTCCTCCTAGAGGTCATCGTGAAGCACGGCGAGCCCGCCAACTTCCTCTGTAACAAGGACCCCTTCGCTCTGAAGTCCCTCTCCTACCTGGCTAAGATCTTCCCGCACGCCAAGTTCGTGCTCATGATCCGGGACGGACGCGCCTCGGTCCATTCGATGATCTCGCGTAAGGTGACGATCGCTGGCTTTGACCTGGGCAGCTACAGAGACTGCCTGACCAAGTGGAACAGGGCCATAGAGACCATGTACACTCAGTGCCTGGAGGCCTCAGACAAGTGCCTGCCTGTGCATTATGAACAGCTGGTGCTCCATCCAGAGAAGTGGATGAGGACGCTGCTCAAATTCCTGGACATTCCCTGGAACGAGGCGGTGCTTCACCATGAGGAACTCATAGGGAAAGCAGGAGGTGTTTCCCTCTCCAA ggtgGAGAGGTCTACAGACCAGGTGATCAAGCCGGTCAACGTGGAGGCCTTATCCAAGTGGGTGGGCAAGATCCCTGCGGACGTACTGAGAGACATGCCCGTCATCGCCCCCATGTTGTCCCGTCTGGGGTACGACCCCCACGCCAACCCTCCCAACTACGGCCGGCCAGACCCCAAGGTCCTTGACAACACCAGGAGG
- the LOC110508082 gene encoding protein-tyrosine sulfotransferase 1 isoform X1: MVMVMMMKLKQNLLVACLVISSVTVFYLGRHAMECHHRIEERSSQPGDQGVLGGLQGPRGLLLGGSLSSSTILRGSGPAGHNLSAPFVYNKDMPLVFIGGVPRSGTTLMRAMLDAHPEVRCGEETRVIPRILAMKQMWSRSGREKMRLDEAGVTDEVLDAAMQAFLLEVIVKHGEPANFLCNKDPFALKSLSYLAKIFPHAKFVLMIRDGRASVHSMISRKVTIAGFDLGSYRDCLTKWNRAIETMYTQCLEASDKCLPVHYEQLVLHPEKWMRTLLKFLDIPWNEAVLHHEELIGKAGGVSLSKVERSTDQVIKPVNVEALSKWVGKIPADVLRDMPVIAPMLSRLGYDPHANPPNYGRPDPKVLDNTRRVFKGEFQLPEFLREQSQLQKTPEKPNPS, encoded by the exons atggtgatggtgatgatgatgaagcTGAAGCAGAACCTGCTGGTGGCCTGTCTGGTCATCAGCTCAGTCACAGTCTTCTACTTGGGTCGTCACGCCATGGAGTGTCACCACCGCATCGAGGAGCGCAGCAGCCAGCCTGGGGACCAAGGGGTTCTGGGGGGCCTTCAGGGGCCAAGAGGGTTGCTCCTGGGGGGTTCTTTGAGCTCCTCCACCATCCTGCGGGGCTCTGGTCCCGCGGGCCATAACCTCTCCGCTCCATTCGTCTACAACAAGGACATGCCTTTAGTGTTTATTGGAGGGGTTCCCAGGAGTGGGACCACGTTGATGAGAGCCATGCTGGACGCTCACCCCGAGGTTCGTTGTGGAGAGGAGACCAGGGTTATTCCACGTATCCTGGCCATGAAACAGATGTGGTCGCGGTCGGGGAGGGAGAAGATGCGTCTGGACGAGGCCGGGGTGACGGACGAGGTCCTGGACGCCGCCATGCAGGCCTTCCTCCTAGAGGTCATCGTGAAGCACGGCGAGCCCGCCAACTTCCTCTGTAACAAGGACCCCTTCGCTCTGAAGTCCCTCTCCTACCTGGCTAAGATCTTCCCGCACGCCAAGTTCGTGCTCATGATCCGGGACGGACGCGCCTCGGTCCATTCGATGATCTCGCGTAAGGTGACGATCGCTGGCTTTGACCTGGGCAGCTACAGAGACTGCCTGACCAAGTGGAACAGGGCCATAGAGACCATGTACACTCAGTGCCTGGAGGCCTCAGACAAGTGCCTGCCTGTGCATTATGAACAGCTGGTGCTCCATCCAGAGAAGTGGATGAGGACGCTGCTCAAATTCCTGGACATTCCCTGGAACGAGGCGGTGCTTCACCATGAGGAACTCATAGGGAAAGCAGGAGGTGTTTCCCTCTCCAA ggtgGAGAGGTCTACAGACCAGGTGATCAAGCCGGTCAACGTGGAGGCCTTATCCAAGTGGGTGGGCAAGATCCCTGCGGACGTACTGAGAGACATGCCCGTCATCGCCCCCATGTTGTCCCGTCTGGGGTACGACCCCCACGCCAACCCTCCCAACTACGGCCGGCCAGACCCCAAGGTCCTTGACAACACCAGGAGG